The Vicinamibacterales bacterium genome contains a region encoding:
- the murB gene encoding UDP-N-acetylmuramate dehydrogenase, whose translation MTFGDVLRAALPSLPVTPDAPLASLTTFKVGGPADWLVEPADSDSLVRIVQLAHEHRVPLTMLGGGSNVLVADAGVRGVVVRPRGGTVQAIGDRLVRADAAVTVNGLVRWTIVRGLGGLEAWAGTPGTVGGAIFGNAHWRQANIGDVVESVRVVTRDGVVRQVPADRLEFAYDTSRLQRSGEVALWAAFRVTPGHEPEVLRAEARRSLAFRKRTQPLAAPSAGCIFQNPLPGRDRVPADIPPSAGALVDRAGLKGRAIGGARVSQTHANFIVNDGTATAHDVAALIEMCREAVRTTFGVELRDEIVRLGEWEH comes from the coding sequence ATGACGTTCGGCGATGTCCTGCGCGCCGCCCTTCCGTCGCTGCCCGTGACGCCAGATGCGCCGTTGGCCTCCCTCACGACCTTCAAGGTGGGCGGGCCGGCCGACTGGCTCGTCGAGCCCGCCGACTCGGACAGCCTCGTGCGCATCGTCCAGCTCGCGCACGAGCACCGGGTGCCGCTCACGATGCTCGGAGGCGGCTCGAACGTCCTGGTGGCGGACGCCGGCGTCCGGGGCGTCGTCGTCCGTCCGCGGGGCGGCACCGTGCAGGCGATCGGCGACCGGCTGGTGCGCGCCGATGCGGCGGTGACCGTGAACGGACTGGTGCGGTGGACGATCGTCCGTGGGCTCGGGGGACTCGAGGCGTGGGCGGGCACGCCCGGCACGGTCGGCGGGGCCATTTTCGGCAACGCCCACTGGCGGCAGGCGAACATCGGCGACGTCGTCGAGAGCGTGCGGGTCGTGACCAGGGACGGGGTGGTCCGCCAGGTGCCCGCGGATCGGCTCGAGTTCGCCTACGACACGAGCCGCCTGCAGCGAAGCGGGGAAGTCGCGCTCTGGGCGGCGTTCCGCGTGACGCCGGGCCATGAGCCGGAGGTCCTGCGCGCGGAGGCGCGGCGCTCATTGGCCTTCAGGAAACGGACGCAGCCGCTGGCGGCGCCCAGCGCCGGCTGCATCTTCCAGAATCCGCTGCCGGGCCGGGACCGGGTCCCGGCCGACATCCCCCCGTCCGCCGGTGCGCTCGTGGACCGGGCCGGGCTCAAGGGGCGAGCCATCGGGGGAGCCCGCGTGTCCCAGACGCACGCCAACTTCATCGTGAACGACGGGACCGCCACGGCGCACGACGTCGCAGCGCTGATCGAGATGTGCCGGGAGGCCGTCAGGACGACCTTCGGCGTCGAGCTGCGCGACGAGATCGTCCGCCTGGGAGAATGGGAGCACTAG
- the murA gene encoding UDP-N-acetylglucosamine 1-carboxyvinyltransferase: MSTLIIEGGHRLSGVVDVEGNKNAALPLMAATLLTPDPCVLTNVPRIADVDVMARLLLDLGAEVAGIGSSTLEIACRQVTSHEPDRALVGRLRGSVLLLGPLLARTGRAYIAPPGGDFPARRTIRTHLEALAAMGAEVVEGPGHRLEAPRGLAPTSIYLDEASVTGTETALLAAAAAPGISEIRHAACEPHVVELCEFLSLMGVGVSGAGSHTIRVEGSGRLHGASKALWGDYIEAGSWAVVGAITGGDIEIRGARAVDMEVVTATLRKLGVAARSQGDTLHVTPSALSGAGRITTGLWPSFPSDLVSLATVLATQADGATLVHDWMYELRLFALEQMSGMGADLFLCDPHRIIVTGPAKLRGKVLDSRDIRSGMALIAAALAANGESRVEPLETVERGYSRLVERLQSLGAKVARV, from the coding sequence ATGTCGACGCTCATCATCGAAGGCGGCCATCGCCTGTCCGGCGTGGTCGACGTGGAAGGCAACAAGAACGCGGCGCTGCCGCTCATGGCGGCGACGCTGCTCACGCCAGATCCGTGCGTGCTCACGAACGTCCCGCGGATTGCCGACGTCGACGTGATGGCGCGGCTGCTGCTCGACCTCGGCGCCGAGGTCGCGGGCATCGGCAGCTCGACGCTGGAGATCGCCTGCCGGCAGGTCACGTCCCATGAACCCGACCGGGCGCTGGTCGGCCGGCTCCGCGGGTCGGTGTTGCTGCTGGGCCCCCTGCTGGCGCGGACGGGCCGCGCCTACATCGCGCCGCCCGGCGGCGACTTCCCGGCCCGGCGCACCATCCGCACGCACCTCGAGGCCCTGGCGGCGATGGGCGCGGAGGTCGTCGAGGGGCCGGGGCACCGGCTCGAGGCCCCGCGCGGCCTGGCTCCGACGTCGATCTACCTGGACGAAGCCTCCGTCACCGGCACCGAGACCGCGCTGCTCGCGGCGGCGGCCGCGCCGGGCATCAGCGAGATCCGCCACGCGGCCTGCGAGCCGCACGTCGTCGAGCTCTGCGAGTTCCTGTCGCTGATGGGCGTGGGCGTGTCGGGTGCGGGCTCGCACACCATACGCGTCGAGGGCAGCGGCCGCCTGCACGGGGCATCGAAAGCGCTCTGGGGGGACTACATCGAGGCGGGGAGCTGGGCCGTGGTCGGCGCCATCACGGGCGGGGACATCGAGATCCGTGGGGCCCGGGCCGTCGACATGGAAGTGGTGACGGCCACGCTCAGGAAGCTCGGTGTCGCGGCCCGGTCGCAGGGCGACACCCTGCACGTGACGCCGTCTGCCCTCTCGGGCGCGGGCCGGATCACCACGGGCCTCTGGCCGTCGTTCCCCAGCGATCTCGTCAGCCTGGCGACCGTGCTGGCGACGCAGGCGGATGGCGCGACCCTGGTACACGACTGGATGTACGAACTCCGGCTCTTCGCGCTCGAGCAGATGAGCGGCATGGGCGCGGACCTGTTCCTCTGCGATCCGCACCGGATCATCGTGACCGGGCCGGCGAAGCTGCGCGGCAAGGTCCTCGACAGCCGCGACATCCGCTCCGGCATGGCCCTCATCGCGGCGGCCCTGGCCGCCAACGGGGAGAGCCGCGTCGAGCCGCTGGAGACCGTGGAGCGCGGCTACAGCCGCCTCGTGGAGCGCTTGCAGTCGTTGGGCGCGAAGGTCGCCCGGGTCTGA
- a CDS encoding outer membrane lipoprotein carrier protein LolA, with amino-acid sequence MIHPRSHARRLALVLVGVASVALAQPASTAPSAAELAARVQQRYDGISDFEAQFTQTYEGGVLRSKTTEKGTVVIKRPGRMRWVYTAPERKEFISNGDDVFAYFPLDRQVIISPAPTGSDTTPALFLTGRADLVRDFDASLMDVPGAPDGLLGLKLVARRPDPDFEWLAIAVDPRTFQIRHLVAQDRQGGRSIFGFSNLKENRRPPDTLFDFRIPKGVDVVRQ; translated from the coding sequence GTGATCCATCCCCGGTCGCACGCACGCCGCCTGGCGCTCGTGCTGGTGGGTGTGGCCAGCGTCGCGCTGGCCCAGCCGGCCTCTACCGCGCCGTCGGCCGCCGAGCTGGCGGCCAGGGTCCAGCAGCGGTACGACGGGATTTCGGATTTCGAAGCACAGTTCACGCAGACCTACGAAGGCGGCGTCCTGCGCTCGAAGACGACGGAGAAAGGCACGGTCGTCATCAAGCGCCCAGGGCGGATGCGCTGGGTCTACACCGCGCCGGAGCGGAAGGAATTCATCTCCAACGGCGACGACGTGTTCGCCTACTTCCCCCTGGACCGGCAGGTCATCATCAGCCCCGCGCCGACCGGGTCTGACACGACGCCCGCCCTCTTCCTGACCGGACGCGCCGACCTCGTGCGGGACTTCGACGCCTCGCTGATGGACGTGCCTGGCGCCCCGGACGGCCTCCTGGGCCTCAAACTGGTGGCCAGGCGTCCCGACCCGGACTTCGAGTGGCTGGCCATCGCGGTGGACCCGCGCACCTTCCAGATCCGCCACTTGGTGGCGCAGGACCGCCAGGGCGGGCGGTCCATCTTCGGCTTCTCCAACCTGAAGGAGAACCGCCGGCCGCCCGATACGCTGTTCGACTTCCGGATCCCCAAGGGCGTGGACGTCGTCCGGCAATGA
- a CDS encoding biotin-dependent carboxyltransferase family protein, whose product MAGALEVVRAGLLTTVQDLGRWGYQALGVPVSGAMDTMSLRLANALVGNAPEAAGLEVTLMGPALKMRGPQRVALAGADFEVRVGSTMAALDSAFDVPDGAVVTFGTRRSGARAYLAVAGGIDVPPVLGSRSTHLVSRMGGIDGRALVAGDVLPVGAAHGPAPAVRRRPPGRSARGPQPLRVLLGPQDGWFSTASREAFFDGVFVVSPQSDRMGYRLEGPPLVTTRPSDLISEPVAFGAIQVPSGGAPILLMADRQTAGGYPKIATVVTADLPMAGQLAPGDQVRFVATSRSEALAALIAREREWLRAASPSEDAP is encoded by the coding sequence ATGGCGGGCGCGCTCGAAGTCGTCCGTGCCGGCCTGCTGACGACCGTGCAGGACCTGGGCCGATGGGGCTATCAGGCGCTGGGCGTGCCGGTGTCCGGCGCCATGGACACGATGTCGCTGCGCCTGGCCAACGCCCTCGTCGGCAATGCCCCGGAGGCGGCCGGGCTCGAGGTGACGCTGATGGGACCGGCGCTGAAGATGCGCGGCCCACAGCGCGTCGCGCTCGCCGGCGCGGACTTCGAGGTGCGGGTGGGGTCCACCATGGCCGCCTTGGATTCCGCGTTCGATGTGCCCGACGGAGCGGTCGTGACATTCGGCACGCGCCGCTCCGGTGCCCGCGCCTATCTTGCGGTCGCTGGCGGCATCGACGTGCCGCCGGTGCTGGGCAGCCGGTCGACACATCTCGTCAGCCGGATGGGTGGGATCGACGGGCGCGCGCTGGTGGCGGGCGACGTGCTGCCCGTCGGCGCGGCGCATGGACCGGCGCCGGCCGTCAGACGCCGGCCGCCCGGACGGTCCGCCCGAGGACCGCAGCCGCTCCGCGTGCTGCTGGGGCCCCAGGACGGTTGGTTCTCGACGGCATCGCGCGAGGCGTTCTTCGACGGCGTGTTCGTGGTGTCGCCCCAGTCCGACCGCATGGGGTACCGGCTCGAGGGCCCACCGCTCGTGACCACGCGGCCGTCGGACCTCATCTCCGAGCCCGTGGCCTTCGGCGCCATCCAGGTGCCCTCCGGCGGCGCCCCGATCCTGCTGATGGCTGATCGCCAGACCGCTGGCGGCTACCCGAAGATCGCCACGGTGGTGACGGCCGACCTGCCGATGGCCGGGCAGTTGGCGCCCGGGGACCAGGTGCGCTTCGTCGCGACGTCGCGGTCCGAGGCGCTCGCCGCGCTCATCGCCCGGGAGCGCGAGTGGCTGCGGGCGGCCAGCCCCTCCGAGGATGCGCCATGA
- the pxpB gene encoding 5-oxoprolinase subunit PxpB, whose amino-acid sequence MRGTSRVRPRLRHAGDGLVLVELEATIDPGVNRRAVALAHAIGAAGIRGVRDVVPAYASVGVHVDPLRADLTALEAVVGRAWDREGDAADGRVVEIPVCYGGRFGPDLAEVAAFACCAEADVIARHAQGQYRVYMLGFLPGFAYLGGVEASIAMPRRASPRAAVPAGSVGIAGRQTGVYPCESPGGWRLIGRTPVAMFDAARTRPALLEPGDVVRFVPIPHDEWPAADPAARA is encoded by the coding sequence GTGAGGGGCACGTCCCGGGTCCGGCCGCGCCTGCGCCACGCGGGTGACGGACTCGTGCTCGTCGAGCTCGAGGCGACGATCGATCCGGGCGTGAACCGCCGGGCCGTGGCGCTCGCGCACGCGATCGGCGCCGCGGGCATCCGCGGCGTCCGCGACGTCGTGCCGGCCTATGCCTCGGTGGGAGTCCACGTCGATCCGCTGCGTGCCGACCTGACGGCGTTGGAGGCCGTGGTCGGGCGCGCGTGGGACCGCGAGGGGGACGCCGCGGACGGTCGGGTCGTGGAGATACCGGTCTGCTACGGGGGGCGCTTTGGACCGGACCTGGCGGAGGTCGCGGCCTTTGCCTGCTGCGCGGAGGCGGACGTGATCGCCCGACACGCGCAGGGGCAGTACCGGGTGTACATGCTCGGCTTCCTGCCGGGGTTTGCGTATCTCGGCGGGGTGGAGGCGTCGATCGCCATGCCTCGCCGGGCCTCCCCCCGCGCCGCCGTGCCCGCCGGCAGCGTCGGCATCGCGGGCCGCCAGACCGGCGTCTATCCCTGCGAGAGTCCGGGCGGCTGGCGCCTCATCGGGCGGACGCCGGTGGCGATGTTCGACGCGGCACGTACCCGTCCGGCACTGCTCGAACCCGGGGACGTCGTGCGGTTCGTGCCGATCCCCCACGACGAGTGGCCAGCCGCTGACCCGGCCGCCAGGGCGTGA
- the mpl gene encoding UDP-N-acetylmuramate:L-alanyl-gamma-D-glutamyl-meso-diaminopimelate ligase, which yields MPRRVHFIGICGTAMGTLAAMLKRRGDDVRGSDAHVYPPMSDVLRAEGITLLDGYDPDHVTDDLDVVVVGNAISRGNPELEAVLDRSLRYVSLPEMIRETFLWDRDAVVVAGTHGKTTTTALTGWVLTAAGADPSVLIGGVARNFGAQGGSYRLGKGRAFVIEGDEYDSAYFDKTAKFLKYLPQIAVVNNVEFDHADIYADFAAVRQAFERLVRLVPRRGLVLLGADSPAAAALAPHALSRLQTFGLSDGATWQAHHVEHRPAGTRFLVRGPDGVEGLVDVPLAGAHNVRNALAAIAVAHDLGIGLEAAAGALREFRGVKRRLDVVGERGGVTVYDDFAHHPTAVAETIAALRAARPGRRLWAVFEPRSASSCRRVFQDDFARAFSGADQVVLAPVFRDSLPEAERLSIPDLVAALAAAGVAARTLPTVDAIVAAVSAESRPGDDVLVMSNGGFGGIHGKLLEALP from the coding sequence ATGCCGCGCCGGGTCCACTTCATCGGCATCTGCGGCACGGCGATGGGCACGCTCGCCGCCATGCTCAAGCGCCGGGGCGACGACGTGCGCGGTTCCGATGCCCATGTCTATCCGCCCATGAGCGACGTGCTGCGCGCGGAAGGCATCACGCTGCTGGACGGCTACGACCCGGATCACGTGACCGATGACCTCGACGTGGTCGTCGTCGGCAACGCCATCTCGCGCGGGAACCCCGAGCTCGAGGCCGTCCTCGATCGGTCGCTTCGGTATGTCTCGCTGCCGGAGATGATCCGCGAGACCTTCCTGTGGGACCGGGACGCCGTCGTCGTGGCCGGCACGCACGGGAAGACGACGACCACCGCGCTCACGGGCTGGGTGCTGACGGCCGCCGGCGCCGATCCCAGCGTCCTCATCGGCGGGGTGGCGCGCAACTTCGGGGCACAGGGGGGCAGCTACCGGCTGGGGAAGGGCCGGGCGTTCGTCATCGAGGGCGACGAGTACGACAGCGCCTACTTCGACAAGACCGCGAAGTTCCTGAAGTACCTGCCGCAGATCGCGGTCGTGAACAACGTCGAGTTCGACCACGCGGACATCTACGCGGACTTCGCGGCCGTGCGGCAGGCGTTCGAGCGGTTGGTCCGCCTGGTGCCCCGCCGCGGCCTCGTCCTGCTCGGCGCGGACAGCCCCGCCGCGGCGGCGCTGGCGCCGCACGCGTTGTCCCGGCTGCAGACCTTCGGGTTGTCCGACGGCGCGACCTGGCAGGCCCACCACGTGGAGCACCGGCCGGCGGGCACGCGCTTCCTCGTCCGTGGGCCCGACGGCGTGGAGGGCCTCGTCGACGTGCCGCTGGCGGGCGCCCACAACGTCAGGAATGCGCTCGCCGCCATCGCGGTCGCCCACGATCTGGGGATCGGACTCGAGGCCGCTGCCGGCGCGCTTCGGGAGTTTCGCGGCGTGAAGCGCCGGTTGGACGTGGTGGGAGAGCGCGGCGGCGTGACCGTCTACGATGACTTCGCCCATCATCCGACGGCGGTCGCCGAGACGATCGCGGCGCTGCGTGCGGCGCGGCCGGGGCGCCGTCTCTGGGCGGTGTTCGAACCACGGTCCGCCTCGTCGTGCCGGCGTGTCTTCCAGGACGACTTCGCCCGGGCGTTCTCGGGCGCCGACCAGGTCGTCCTCGCGCCGGTGTTCCGTGACTCGCTGCCCGAAGCCGAGCGCCTGTCGATCCCGGACCTCGTCGCGGCCCTGGCGGCGGCCGGCGTCGCGGCGCGCACGCTGCCGACGGTCGACGCGATCGTCGCGGCGGTCTCGGCGGAGTCCAGGCCCGGCGACGACGTCCTGGTGATGTCGAACGGCGGGTTCGGCGGCATCCACGGCAAGCTGCTCGAGGCCCTGCCGTGA